The Pantoea vagans genome includes a window with the following:
- a CDS encoding glycoside hydrolase family 88/105 protein: MTVFPVKHSALLRQPEFLLPRSELVQLIHKLTVNLVNITDHSGEFLLRLDDGRVIDTKGWAGWEWTHGIGLYGMLHFTQQTGDKATLKIIDDWFDARLAEGTPTKNVNTMCPFLTLAYRYQETGNAAWRPVLERWAEWVMYEMPRTEQGGLQHIVYNNENTQQLWDDTLMMSVMALAKIGQLFDRPEFVEEASYQFLIHTQYLMDRQTGLWFHGWTFEGRHNFANARWARGNSWLTIVIPDFLEMMNWPEHHATRRFLQQVLASQVKALAECQHSSGLWHTLLDDPQSYPEASATAGFAYGILKAVRKRYLPEEYRPMAEKALRGVIANIDEQGELKQVSFGTAMGSDLDYYRQVPLTSMPYGQAMALLCLTEYLRVYL, encoded by the coding sequence ATGACTGTATTTCCTGTAAAGCACAGTGCTTTGCTGCGCCAACCTGAGTTTTTGTTACCGCGCAGCGAACTGGTACAGCTAATCCATAAACTCACCGTCAATCTAGTGAATATCACCGATCACAGCGGCGAGTTTTTACTGCGACTGGATGATGGCCGCGTGATAGACACCAAAGGCTGGGCCGGTTGGGAGTGGACGCACGGTATCGGCCTTTACGGCATGCTGCACTTCACCCAGCAAACCGGCGATAAGGCTACGCTGAAAATAATCGATGACTGGTTTGATGCCCGACTGGCGGAAGGCACCCCCACCAAAAACGTCAATACCATGTGCCCCTTCCTGACGCTGGCTTATCGCTACCAGGAGACCGGGAATGCCGCCTGGCGTCCGGTGCTGGAGCGCTGGGCCGAATGGGTAATGTATGAAATGCCGCGCACCGAACAGGGTGGCTTGCAGCATATCGTTTATAACAATGAGAATACCCAACAGTTGTGGGATGACACGCTGATGATGAGCGTGATGGCGCTGGCGAAGATCGGACAGCTATTTGATCGCCCTGAATTTGTTGAGGAAGCCAGTTATCAGTTCCTGATTCACACGCAATATTTGATGGATCGCCAAACCGGTCTGTGGTTCCACGGTTGGACGTTTGAAGGCCGCCACAATTTCGCCAACGCCCGCTGGGCGCGAGGAAACAGTTGGTTAACCATCGTGATCCCTGACTTCCTCGAAATGATGAACTGGCCTGAGCATCACGCCACGCGCCGTTTCCTGCAGCAGGTGCTGGCCAGTCAGGTGAAGGCATTAGCAGAATGCCAGCATAGCAGTGGGTTATGGCACACCTTGCTCGACGATCCACAAAGCTATCCAGAGGCGTCAGCGACCGCGGGATTTGCCTACGGCATTCTCAAAGCCGTTCGTAAGCGTTACTTACCCGAGGAATATCGCCCGATGGCAGAAAAGGCGCTGCGTGGCGTGATTGCCAACATCGATGAACAAGGGGAGTTGAAACAGGTGTCGTTTGGTACCGCGATGGGCAGCGATCTGGACTACTATCGCCAGGTACCGCTCACCTCAATGCCTTATGGTCAGGCCATGGCGCTGTTGTGTCTGACGGAGTATTTGCGGGTTTATCTCTGA
- the ptsG gene encoding PTS glucose transporter subunit IIBC: MFKNAFANLQKVGKSLMLPVSVLPIAGILLGVGSANFSWLPAVVSHVMAEAGGSVFANMPLIFAIGVALGFTNNDGVSALASVVAYGIMVKTMAVVAPLVLHLPAAEIDAKHLADTGVLGGIIAGSIAAYMFNRFYRIKLPEYLGFFAGKRFVPIISGLTAIFTGIVLSFIWPPIGTAIQDFSQWAAYQNPVVAFGIYGVVERSLVPFGLHHIWNVPFQMQIGEFTNAAGQVFHGDIPRYMAGDPTAGKLSGGFLFKMYGLPAAAIAIWHSAKPENRAKVGGIMISAALTSFLTGITEPIEFSFMFVAPILYVIHAILAGLAFPICILLGMRDGTSFSHGLIDFVVLSGNSSKIWLFPIVGIIYGLIYYTVFRVLIVKLNLKTPGREDTAMEQSSATGSEMAGKLVTAFGGKENITNLDACITRLRVSVADVAKVDQAKLKTLGARGVVVAGSGVQAIFGTKSDNLKTEMDDYIRNM; encoded by the coding sequence ATGTTCAAGAACGCATTTGCGAACCTGCAGAAAGTAGGTAAATCGCTGATGTTGCCGGTATCGGTTCTGCCGATTGCCGGTATTTTGCTAGGTGTTGGTTCGGCAAACTTCAGCTGGTTGCCAGCGGTGGTTTCCCATGTCATGGCAGAAGCGGGTGGTTCCGTGTTCGCCAATATGCCGTTGATCTTCGCGATTGGTGTGGCGCTCGGCTTTACCAACAACGACGGTGTTTCGGCACTCGCGTCCGTGGTGGCTTACGGCATCATGGTGAAAACCATGGCGGTGGTTGCGCCGTTGGTGTTGCATTTGCCTGCAGCGGAGATTGATGCCAAGCACCTGGCGGATACTGGGGTGCTCGGGGGCATTATTGCGGGTTCGATTGCCGCCTACATGTTCAACCGTTTCTACCGTATCAAACTGCCTGAGTATCTCGGCTTCTTCGCCGGTAAACGCTTTGTGCCGATCATTTCGGGTCTGACCGCGATTTTCACCGGTATTGTGCTCTCCTTTATCTGGCCACCTATTGGTACGGCGATTCAGGACTTCTCACAATGGGCTGCCTATCAGAACCCGGTTGTGGCGTTTGGTATCTACGGTGTGGTGGAGCGTTCGCTGGTGCCGTTTGGTCTGCACCATATCTGGAACGTTCCATTCCAGATGCAGATTGGTGAGTTCACTAACGCAGCAGGTCAGGTGTTCCACGGTGATATTCCGCGCTACATGGCGGGCGATCCAACCGCGGGTAAACTCTCTGGCGGCTTCCTGTTTAAAATGTATGGCTTACCGGCTGCAGCGATTGCTATCTGGCACTCGGCTAAACCAGAGAACCGCGCCAAAGTGGGCGGCATCATGATCTCCGCTGCGCTGACCTCGTTCCTGACCGGTATTACCGAACCGATCGAGTTCTCGTTCATGTTCGTCGCGCCGATTCTGTACGTGATCCACGCGATTCTGGCTGGCCTGGCGTTCCCAATCTGTATTCTGCTGGGCATGCGTGACGGCACCAGTTTCTCACACGGCTTGATCGACTTCGTGGTGTTGAGCGGTAACAGCAGCAAAATCTGGCTGTTCCCGATCGTGGGTATCATTTATGGCCTGATTTACTACACCGTTTTCCGTGTATTGATTGTGAAACTGAACCTGAAAACACCTGGACGTGAGGACACGGCAATGGAACAGAGCAGCGCAACCGGCAGCGAAATGGCGGGCAAACTGGTGACTGCCTTCGGTGGTAAAGAAAACATTACCAACCTTGATGCCTGTATTACCCGTCTGCGTGTGAGCGTGGCGGATGTGGCGAAGGTTGATCAGGCGAAATTGAAAACCCTAGGCGCACGCGGCGTGGTGGTGGCCGGTTCCGGCGTTCAGGCGATATTCGGGACCAAATCCGATAACCTGAAAACCGAAATGGATGACTATATCCGTAATATGTAA
- a CDS encoding metal-dependent hydrolase has product MFIVDSHCHLDGLDYEKQHRDLDDVIAKAAARDVKFMLAIATTLPDYYKIKQLVGDHENIALACGVHPLNQETPYDVDEFRRLAAEEQVIALGETGLDYFYQQETKAQQQASFREHIRTGIALNKPIIVHTRDAREDTLAILREEQVEKCGGVLHCFTEDQATAAKLLDMGFYISFSGILTFRNAEQIRDAARYVPLDRMLVETDSPYLAPVPHRGKENQPAFTRDVADYMAVLKGVDIETLAAATTENFSRLFHVPMSRLGG; this is encoded by the coding sequence ATGTTTATTGTTGATTCGCACTGCCATCTTGATGGTCTTGATTATGAAAAACAGCACCGCGATTTGGACGATGTGATCGCCAAAGCGGCGGCCCGTGATGTGAAGTTCATGCTGGCCATTGCCACCACGCTGCCGGATTACTACAAAATCAAACAGCTGGTGGGGGACCATGAAAATATCGCGCTCGCGTGCGGCGTCCATCCACTCAATCAGGAAACGCCTTATGATGTTGACGAATTTCGTCGCTTAGCCGCAGAAGAGCAGGTGATCGCGCTGGGTGAAACGGGACTGGATTACTTTTACCAGCAGGAAACCAAAGCGCAGCAGCAAGCCTCCTTCCGCGAGCATATCCGTACCGGTATTGCGCTGAACAAACCGATCATCGTTCATACCCGCGATGCGCGTGAAGATACGCTGGCGATCCTGCGTGAAGAGCAGGTTGAAAAGTGTGGTGGTGTGTTGCATTGCTTCACCGAGGATCAAGCCACCGCCGCGAAATTGCTGGATATGGGCTTCTATATCTCCTTCTCCGGTATTTTGACTTTCCGCAACGCAGAGCAAATTCGTGATGCCGCGCGCTATGTGCCGCTGGACCGGATGCTGGTGGAAACCGATTCTCCGTATCTGGCGCCAGTACCGCATCGCGGAAAAGAGAATCAGCCCGCCTTTACCCGTGATGTCGCCGATTATATGGCGGTGCTGAAAGGGGTAGACATTGAAACCCTGGCTGCAGCAACCACCGAGAACTTTTCCCGCCTGTTCCACGTCCCAATGAGCCGTCTCGGCGGCTAA
- the holB gene encoding DNA polymerase III subunit delta': MNWYPWLNQPYRQIIARHQAGQAHHALLIQAIEGMGDDALVWGVSRWLMCQQPEGLKSCGHCHGCHLMQAHTHPDWYRLEAEKGKSSLGIDAVRDVTEKLYHFAQQGGAKIVWLPDAAQLTEAAANALLKTLEEPPANCWFFLSVREPSRLLATLRSRCMTWHLSPPEEVQSLSWLHKQQPQPEVVLRAALRLSNGAPAAALSLLQPERWQARTRLCETLLTAINGDVLQLLPALNSDDVAERLSWLISMLVDAMKVQQGASQWLSNGDRVDVVMQLAQHLNSSALNASAQQWMQCREQLLHVAALNRELILTDRLLAWGRLMSPAVVG, encoded by the coding sequence ATGAACTGGTATCCATGGCTGAACCAGCCTTATCGGCAGATTATTGCCCGACATCAAGCCGGTCAGGCGCATCATGCTTTATTGATCCAGGCCATCGAAGGAATGGGGGATGATGCGCTGGTTTGGGGCGTAAGCCGCTGGCTAATGTGCCAGCAGCCGGAAGGGTTAAAAAGCTGTGGTCACTGCCACGGTTGCCACTTGATGCAGGCGCACACCCATCCAGACTGGTATCGGCTAGAGGCTGAAAAGGGCAAGTCGTCGCTGGGGATCGATGCCGTGCGCGATGTGACTGAAAAGCTCTACCATTTCGCCCAACAGGGTGGTGCCAAGATTGTCTGGCTGCCTGATGCCGCACAACTGACCGAAGCCGCGGCAAACGCCCTGCTGAAAACACTGGAAGAGCCTCCGGCAAACTGTTGGTTCTTCCTCAGCGTGCGTGAGCCGTCGCGCTTACTGGCAACATTGCGCAGTCGCTGCATGACGTGGCATTTGTCCCCGCCGGAAGAAGTGCAAAGTCTGTCTTGGTTGCACAAACAGCAACCGCAGCCTGAAGTCGTGCTGCGTGCTGCACTGCGTTTAAGTAATGGCGCACCCGCTGCGGCGTTATCGCTGTTGCAACCCGAACGCTGGCAGGCGCGCACCAGGCTATGTGAGACCTTGCTCACCGCTATAAATGGGGATGTGCTGCAACTGTTGCCAGCTCTCAATAGCGATGATGTGGCAGAGCGACTGAGTTGGCTGATTTCGATGTTAGTTGATGCCATGAAAGTGCAGCAGGGTGCCAGCCAATGGCTCAGCAACGGCGACAGAGTCGATGTCGTTATGCAACTGGCACAACATCTCAACAGCAGTGCGCTGAATGCGAGTGCCCAGCAGTGGATGCAGTGCCGCGAACAGTTGCTGCATGTTGCAGCGCTAAATCGTGAACTGATTCTGACCGACCGCTTGCTCGCCTGGGGACGATTGATGTCACCCGCGGTGGTCGGCTAA
- the tmk gene encoding dTMP kinase yields MKSKFIVIEGLEGAGKTTARDAIVAVLHEQGITDVVFTREPGGTPLAEQLRVLVKQGIEGEQVTDKAELLMLYAARVQLVENVIKPALARGAWVIGDRHDLSSQAYQGGGRGLDTQLMTTLRDAVLGDFRPDLTLYLDVTPEMGLQRARARGELDRIEQESLRFFERTRERYLALAAADPTITTIDATQNIADVTSSLQQALRNWLAGQAA; encoded by the coding sequence ATGAAAAGTAAGTTTATCGTCATCGAGGGTCTGGAAGGCGCAGGCAAAACAACCGCCCGTGATGCCATCGTCGCGGTATTGCATGAGCAGGGGATCACTGACGTGGTTTTCACCCGTGAGCCCGGCGGTACGCCACTGGCTGAGCAGCTTCGTGTGCTGGTGAAGCAAGGCATCGAGGGTGAGCAAGTCACGGATAAAGCCGAGTTGCTGATGCTGTATGCCGCACGCGTGCAACTGGTGGAAAACGTCATCAAGCCCGCTCTGGCGCGCGGTGCCTGGGTTATCGGCGACCGTCATGATTTGTCTTCACAGGCCTATCAAGGCGGAGGTCGTGGGTTGGATACGCAGTTGATGACCACGTTACGCGATGCGGTGCTGGGTGATTTCCGTCCTGATTTGACGCTCTATCTTGATGTCACGCCAGAAATGGGTCTGCAGCGTGCGCGTGCACGCGGTGAGCTGGATCGTATTGAACAGGAATCGCTGCGCTTTTTCGAGCGCACACGTGAACGTTATCTGGCCCTGGCAGCCGCAGATCCTACCATCACCACGATTGACGCGACGCAGAATATTGCAGACGTGACATCGTCACTTCAGCAGGCGCTGCGCAACTGGCTGGCAGGTCAGGCGGCATGA
- the mltG gene encoding endolytic transglycosylase MltG yields the protein MTRMKKIVASAVAIAGLAAAFSYWQIERLADTPLTISQETLYTLPAGSGRVVLEAQLESQHIIPASIWFGPLLKLEPELAKFKAGTYRLESNMTVRQLLELLASGKEAQFPVRFVEGSRLKEWLAELRKAPYLKHTLTDDEFATVAAALKLDASQLEGAFYPDTYLYTANTSDVALLERAHARMNKLVDEIWQGRMDNLPYKKEQDLVTMASIIEKETGVSEERARVASVFINRLRTGMKLQTDPTVIYGMGDSYTGTLTRKDLETPTDYNTYTISGMPPGPIAMPGRASLEAAAHPEKTNYLYFVADGKGGHTFTTNLASHNKAVQVYRLAMKEKNEK from the coding sequence ATGACCCGAATGAAAAAAATCGTCGCCAGCGCCGTGGCGATTGCCGGCCTCGCGGCCGCCTTTAGTTATTGGCAAATCGAACGTTTAGCCGATACACCTTTGACGATCAGCCAGGAAACCCTTTATACCCTGCCAGCAGGCAGCGGTCGCGTGGTACTGGAAGCACAGCTGGAAAGTCAGCATATTATTCCTGCCAGCATCTGGTTTGGCCCGTTATTGAAACTGGAACCGGAATTAGCCAAATTCAAGGCGGGTACTTATCGGCTGGAAAGCAATATGACGGTGCGCCAGTTGCTTGAGCTGTTGGCCAGCGGTAAAGAGGCACAGTTCCCGGTGCGCTTTGTTGAAGGCTCACGTTTGAAAGAGTGGTTGGCAGAACTGCGCAAAGCGCCTTATCTCAAACACACCCTGACGGATGATGAGTTTGCCACCGTGGCAGCAGCCCTTAAACTGGATGCCAGCCAGCTCGAAGGCGCTTTCTATCCTGACACTTATCTCTACACCGCCAATACCAGCGATGTGGCGCTACTGGAGCGTGCGCACGCGCGCATGAACAAACTGGTCGATGAGATTTGGCAAGGCCGCATGGACAATCTGCCTTATAAGAAAGAGCAGGATTTGGTGACCATGGCCTCCATCATCGAAAAAGAAACGGGCGTCAGCGAAGAGCGCGCGCGTGTGGCATCGGTGTTTATAAACCGACTGCGTACCGGCATGAAACTGCAAACCGATCCCACGGTGATCTACGGTATGGGTGACAGTTACACGGGCACGCTGACGCGTAAAGACCTGGAAACGCCAACCGATTACAATACCTATACCATCAGTGGTATGCCGCCAGGGCCAATTGCCATGCCGGGTAGGGCATCACTGGAAGCGGCAGCGCATCCGGAAAAAACCAATTACCTCTATTTCGTCGCGGATGGTAAAGGCGGTCACACCTTTACCACCAACCTCGCCAGCCACAATAAAGCGGTACAGGTTTACCGGCTGGCCATGAAGGAAAAAAATGAAAAGTAA
- the pabC gene encoding aminodeoxychorismate lyase has product MLINGIEQNVLSASDRAVQFGDGCFTTAAVVGGRIQLLDAHLQRLKESCERLFIPLPDLARLSAEMQQLASGQAQAVLKVILTPGAGGRGYSRAGCETPTRILSLAPWPNHYARLQQQGATLVTSPVRLARNPLLAGLKHLNRLEQVLIRRHLDQTDADEALVLDTAGTVVECCAANLFWRKGERIYTPRLEQAGVNGIMCRYLMAQMAMAGQSCQLIDGSRDDVLNADEVVICNALMPVLPVRKIDDVSFSARTLYQQLQDSCQTMEAT; this is encoded by the coding sequence ATGTTGATAAACGGCATAGAGCAGAACGTGCTCTCCGCAAGCGATCGCGCGGTGCAGTTTGGCGACGGCTGCTTTACCACTGCCGCGGTGGTTGGCGGCAGAATTCAGTTGCTGGATGCCCATCTGCAACGGCTGAAAGAGAGCTGTGAACGCCTGTTTATACCGCTCCCTGATCTCGCCCGATTGTCGGCAGAGATGCAGCAGCTGGCCAGCGGTCAGGCTCAGGCCGTATTAAAAGTCATTCTGACGCCCGGTGCAGGAGGCAGAGGCTACAGCAGAGCCGGCTGCGAGACGCCGACTCGCATTCTTTCGCTGGCACCCTGGCCGAATCATTACGCCCGTTTGCAGCAGCAAGGTGCAACCCTCGTCACCAGTCCGGTTCGGTTGGCAAGAAATCCTTTACTGGCTGGGCTAAAGCATTTGAACAGACTTGAACAAGTGCTGATCCGTCGACATCTTGATCAGACCGACGCTGACGAAGCGCTGGTGCTTGACACTGCAGGGACGGTGGTGGAATGCTGTGCGGCCAATTTATTCTGGCGCAAAGGCGAACGCATCTATACGCCGCGCCTGGAACAAGCGGGTGTGAATGGCATTATGTGCCGTTATCTGATGGCGCAAATGGCGATGGCAGGCCAGTCTTGTCAATTGATTGACGGTAGCAGGGACGATGTGTTGAACGCCGATGAAGTGGTGATTTGTAACGCCCTGATGCCGGTTTTACCTGTGCGGAAAATTGACGATGTTTCGTTCTCCGCGCGCACGCTGTACCAGCAACTGCAGGACAGTTGCCAGACAATGGAAGCAACATGA
- the fabF gene encoding beta-ketoacyl-ACP synthase II — MSKRRVVVTGLGMLSPVGNTVESTWSALLAGQSGINLIDHFDTSAYATRFAGLVRDFNCDEFISRKDQRKMDDFIQYGIVAGIQAMADSGLVVTDENAGRIGAAIGSGIGGLGLIEDNHSSLVNGGPRKISPFFVPSTIVNMVAGHLTIMYGLKGPSISIATACTSGVHNIGHAARIIAYNDADVMLAGGAEKASTPLGVGGFGAARALSTNNENPQAASRPWDKDRDGFVLGDGAGIVVLEEYEHAKKRGAKIYAEIIGFGMSSDAYHMTSPPEDGSGAAAAMVNALRDAQLNAEQIGYVNAHGTSTPAGDKAEAQAVKSVFGAAARSVMVSSTKSMTGHLLGAAGAVESIYSILALRDQAIPPTINLDNPDEGCDLDFVPHTARQVSGLEYALCNSFGFGGTNGSLIFRKV; from the coding sequence GTGTCTAAGCGTCGTGTAGTTGTGACTGGTCTTGGCATGTTGTCTCCTGTCGGCAATACCGTAGAGTCTACCTGGAGTGCTCTCCTTGCCGGTCAGAGCGGCATTAACCTGATCGACCATTTTGATACTAGTGCCTACGCAACACGCTTTGCGGGCTTAGTAAGAGATTTTAATTGCGATGAATTCATCTCGCGCAAAGATCAGCGCAAGATGGATGACTTCATCCAATACGGCATTGTTGCCGGCATTCAGGCTATGGCAGACTCCGGTCTGGTTGTAACTGATGAGAATGCCGGTCGCATCGGTGCGGCAATTGGTTCCGGCATCGGCGGACTGGGTTTAATTGAAGATAACCACAGTTCTCTGGTCAACGGCGGCCCGCGCAAAATCAGCCCATTCTTTGTTCCTTCGACCATCGTTAACATGGTAGCCGGTCATCTGACCATCATGTACGGTCTCAAAGGACCAAGCATTTCGATTGCAACGGCTTGTACTTCAGGCGTGCATAACATTGGTCATGCTGCGCGTATCATCGCGTACAACGATGCTGACGTTATGCTGGCTGGTGGTGCTGAAAAAGCCAGTACCCCACTGGGTGTCGGTGGCTTCGGTGCTGCACGTGCGCTCTCCACAAATAACGAGAACCCGCAGGCGGCAAGCCGTCCGTGGGATAAAGATCGTGATGGCTTTGTGCTGGGTGACGGTGCAGGCATTGTGGTGCTGGAAGAGTACGAACATGCGAAGAAGCGCGGTGCTAAAATCTATGCTGAAATTATCGGTTTCGGCATGAGCAGCGATGCTTACCACATGACCTCTCCTCCGGAAGATGGTTCAGGTGCAGCAGCGGCAATGGTCAATGCATTGCGTGATGCGCAGCTGAATGCGGAGCAGATTGGCTACGTTAACGCGCATGGCACCTCGACGCCAGCCGGTGACAAAGCTGAAGCGCAGGCAGTGAAGTCAGTATTTGGTGCAGCGGCCCGCAGTGTGATGGTCAGCTCTACCAAATCCATGACCGGACACTTGCTCGGTGCGGCAGGGGCCGTAGAATCGATTTATTCGATTCTGGCACTGCGTGACCAGGCCATTCCGCCAACCATCAACCTGGATAACCCAGATGAAGGTTGCGACCTGGATTTCGTGCCGCATACGGCGCGCCAGGTGAGCGGTCTGGAGTATGCTTTGTGTAACTCCTTCGGATTTGGCGGCACCAACGGTTCGCTTATCTTCCGCAAGGTATAA
- the acpP gene encoding acyl carrier protein, whose product MSDIEQRVKKIVAEQLGVKEDEVINTASFVEDLGADSLDTVELVMALEEEFDTEIPDEEAEKITTVQAAIDYINSHQG is encoded by the coding sequence ATGAGCGATATCGAACAACGCGTTAAGAAAATCGTAGCTGAGCAGCTGGGTGTTAAAGAAGACGAAGTGATTAACACTGCTTCTTTCGTTGAAGACCTGGGTGCAGATTCTCTTGACACCGTTGAGCTGGTAATGGCTCTGGAAGAAGAGTTTGATACTGAAATTCCAGACGAAGAAGCTGAGAAAATCACTACCGTTCAGGCAGCGATCGATTACATCAATAGCCATCAAGGCTAA
- the fabG gene encoding 3-oxoacyl-ACP reductase FabG, with amino-acid sequence MSFEGKVALVTGASRGIGRAIAETLVARGAKVVGTATSESGAEAISAYLGDKGKGLLLNVTDAASIESVLEKVRAEFGEVDILVNNAGITRDNLLMRMKDDEWADILDTNLTSVFRLSKAVMRAMMKKRVGRIITIGSVVGTMGNAGQTNYAAAKAGLIGFSKSLAREVASRGITVNVVAPGFIETDMTRALNEDQRSGILAEVPAGRLGDPQEIANAVAFLASDEASYITGETLHVNGGMYMV; translated from the coding sequence ATGAGCTTTGAAGGTAAAGTAGCGCTGGTGACTGGCGCAAGCCGCGGCATTGGCCGTGCGATCGCGGAAACGCTGGTTGCACGCGGTGCGAAAGTGGTGGGAACGGCTACCAGTGAAAGCGGTGCGGAAGCAATCAGTGCTTACCTCGGCGATAAAGGTAAAGGTCTGCTGCTGAACGTGACCGATGCCGCCTCTATTGAGAGCGTGCTCGAGAAAGTTCGCGCTGAATTTGGCGAAGTGGACATTTTAGTCAATAATGCAGGCATTACGCGTGACAATCTGTTGATGCGCATGAAAGACGATGAATGGGCGGATATCCTCGATACCAACCTGACATCGGTCTTCCGTCTTTCTAAGGCGGTTATGCGTGCCATGATGAAAAAACGCGTGGGCCGTATCATTACCATCGGTTCTGTAGTTGGAACCATGGGTAACGCGGGCCAAACAAACTACGCGGCAGCAAAAGCAGGTTTGATTGGCTTTAGCAAATCACTGGCGCGAGAAGTCGCGTCACGTGGCATTACCGTAAACGTCGTGGCTCCGGGCTTTATTGAGACGGACATGACGCGTGCACTGAACGAAGATCAGCGCTCGGGCATTTTGGCAGAAGTGCCGGCAGGTCGTTTAGGCGACCCGCAGGAGATTGCCAATGCTGTTGCATTCTTAGCCTCTGACGAAGCCTCTTACATCACGGGTGAGACGCTGCACGTCAATGGCGGCATGTACATGGTCTGA
- the fabD gene encoding ACP S-malonyltransferase: MTQFAFVFPGQGSQTVGMLADLAAENPQVEATFREASDALGYDLWQLVQQGPAEELNKTWQTQPALLAASVAIYRVWQSKNGSQPMLMAGHSLGEYSALVCAGVLNFADAIKLVELRGKLMQEAVPEGTGAMQAIIGLDDESIRKACEESAQGQVVSPVNFNSPGQVVIAGDKEAVERAGAACKAAGAKRALPLPVSVPSHCALMKPAAEKLAVALENITFNAPAVPVVNNVDVKCETEAAAIRSALVRQLYSPVRWTEAVEFIATQGVDQLLEIGPGKVLTGLTKRIVDSLTAAAVNDSASLNAAFTQE, encoded by the coding sequence ATGACACAATTTGCTTTTGTTTTCCCGGGACAGGGATCGCAGACCGTTGGCATGTTGGCCGACCTGGCTGCAGAAAATCCGCAGGTTGAAGCCACATTCCGTGAAGCTTCAGATGCACTGGGTTACGACTTATGGCAGCTGGTGCAACAAGGCCCCGCTGAAGAGTTGAACAAAACCTGGCAGACCCAACCAGCCCTGCTGGCGGCTTCAGTGGCCATTTACCGTGTCTGGCAGAGCAAAAATGGCTCACAGCCGATGTTAATGGCGGGCCACAGCTTGGGTGAATATTCTGCGCTGGTTTGTGCTGGTGTACTGAATTTCGCCGATGCGATTAAGCTGGTTGAGCTGCGCGGCAAATTGATGCAAGAAGCGGTGCCAGAAGGCACGGGCGCCATGCAGGCAATTATTGGTCTTGATGATGAATCCATCCGTAAAGCCTGCGAAGAAAGCGCGCAAGGTCAGGTGGTTTCACCGGTCAACTTCAACTCGCCTGGCCAGGTGGTTATCGCGGGCGATAAAGAAGCGGTAGAGCGTGCTGGAGCAGCCTGTAAAGCAGCAGGTGCAAAACGTGCGTTGCCGTTACCTGTCAGCGTACCGTCGCACTGTGCGTTAATGAAGCCCGCCGCAGAGAAACTGGCCGTTGCGCTGGAGAACATTACGTTCAACGCCCCAGCCGTACCGGTGGTTAACAACGTGGATGTGAAGTGCGAAACTGAGGCCGCGGCGATTCGCAGCGCCCTGGTACGCCAGCTGTACAGCCCCGTTCGCTGGACGGAAGCGGTTGAGTTTATCGCGACCCAAGGTGTTGACCAGTTGCTGGAGATCGGTCCAGGTAAAGTCCTGACCGGTCTGACCAAACGTATTGTAGATAGCCTGACCGCTGCTGCAGTGAACGATTCTGCTTCACTAAACGCTGCGTTTACACAGGAATAA